In Tachysurus fulvidraco isolate hzauxx_2018 chromosome 1, HZAU_PFXX_2.0, whole genome shotgun sequence, a single window of DNA contains:
- the mdka gene encoding midkine a isoform X1 has translation MFGSFRMRGLFSTIFLLLVALMIVTTEAGKNKKDKGKGVKGASDCTDWRFGNCVANNGDCGSGMREGTCNDQIKKLKCKVPCNWKKDFGADCKYKFEIWGECDAALGMKSRTGTLQKALYHAECQPVITVQKPCSTKNKAKSKGKKGKGKGN, from the exons atgTTCGGATCTTTTAGGATGCGTGGCCTGTTTTCTACCATTTTTCTGCTCCTAGTGGCCTTGATGATTGTCACTACAGAAGCtggaaaaaacaagaaag ATAAAGGTAAAGGAGTGAAAGGGGCCTCAGACTGCACAGATTGGCGTTTTGGGAACTGTGTGGCTAATAACGGCGATTGTGGAAGTGGTATGAGGGAGGGGACTTGCAATGATCAGATCAAGAAGCTGAAGTGCAAGGTTCCCTGCAACTGGAAGAAGGATTTTGGGG CTGACTGCAAATACAAGTTTGAAATTTGGGGTGAGTGTGACGCTGCTTTAGGCATGAAGAGTCGCACTGGCACCCTACAGAAGGCTCTCTATCATGCTGAGTGTCAGCCTGTCATTACGGTCCAAAAACCCTGCTCAACCAAGAACAAAGCCAAGtccaaag GAAAGAAAGGGAAGGGAAAAGGAAACTAG
- the mdka gene encoding midkine a isoform X2: protein MRGLFSTIFLLLVALMIVTTEAGKNKKDKGKGVKGASDCTDWRFGNCVANNGDCGSGMREGTCNDQIKKLKCKVPCNWKKDFGADCKYKFEIWGECDAALGMKSRTGTLQKALYHAECQPVITVQKPCSTKNKAKSKGKKGKGKGN from the exons ATGCGTGGCCTGTTTTCTACCATTTTTCTGCTCCTAGTGGCCTTGATGATTGTCACTACAGAAGCtggaaaaaacaagaaag ATAAAGGTAAAGGAGTGAAAGGGGCCTCAGACTGCACAGATTGGCGTTTTGGGAACTGTGTGGCTAATAACGGCGATTGTGGAAGTGGTATGAGGGAGGGGACTTGCAATGATCAGATCAAGAAGCTGAAGTGCAAGGTTCCCTGCAACTGGAAGAAGGATTTTGGGG CTGACTGCAAATACAAGTTTGAAATTTGGGGTGAGTGTGACGCTGCTTTAGGCATGAAGAGTCGCACTGGCACCCTACAGAAGGCTCTCTATCATGCTGAGTGTCAGCCTGTCATTACGGTCCAAAAACCCTGCTCAACCAAGAACAAAGCCAAGtccaaag GAAAGAAAGGGAAGGGAAAAGGAAACTAG
- the chrm4a gene encoding muscarinic acetylcholine receptor M4, translated as MNVTNGTGADGPAPWNFTGSLSNLTRDENVSCDKISNNGSCTVAEVTGSPYKTVEMVFIALVTGSISFVTVVGNILVMLSIKVNRHLQTVNNYFLFSLACADLIIGVFSMNLYTVYILKGYWPLGPVVCDLWLALDYVVSNASVMNLLIISFDRYFCVTKPLTYPTRRTTKMAGLMIASAWILSFILWAPAILFWQFIVGERTVEPGACYIQFLSNPVVTFGTAIAAFYLPVVIMTVLYIHISLASRSRVSKQKPEAKKEKKGLRSAGLLRRHILRQNNNNQTPPKPSHDSCSTADTMKNGQLDETIVPIKADGNMQHEEKESSNDSSTASIAPKESKERANNASASQKGLTSGSAQVPKLNPVSKWSKIKIVTKQTGDECITAIEIIPPESGTEGRSIPINRPRTVVRKFASIARSQVKRKRQMAAREKKVTKTIFAILLAFIITWTPYNVMVLISTFCQSCVPDTVWAIGYWLCYVNSTINPACYALCNATFKKTFKNLLMCQYKNIGTR; from the exons ATGAATGTAACTAACGGCACTGGAGCGGACGGACCTGCGCCCTGGAACTTTACTG gttcACTTAGTAACTTGACACGTGATGAAAATGTCAGCTGTGACAAAATCAGCAACAATGGGTCGTGTACAGTTGCTGAGGTCACTGGGAGCCCATACAAGACAGTGGAAATGGTCTTCATTGCCTTGGTTACTGGATCGATCAGCTTTGTCACTGTGGTGGGCAACATCCTAGTAATGCTGTCTATCAAAGTCAACCGGCACCTCCAAACCGTCAACAATTACTTTTTGTTCAGCTTGGCATGTGCAGACCTCATCATTGGTGTGTTCTCAATGAATCtctacactgtatatatactgaaGGGCTACTGGCCGCTTGGCCCAGTGGTGTGTGATCTTTGGTTGGCTCTGGATTATGTTGTCAGTAATGCCTCTGTTATGAATCTGCTGATCATCAGCTTTGATCGCTATTTTTGTGTAACCAAACCACTAACTTACCCAACACGTCGCACAACCAAGATGGCTGGTCTGATGATTGCCTCAGCCTGGATCCTCTCCTTTATTCTGTGGGCTCCTGCAATTCTCTTCTGGCAGTTTATTGTAGGGGAACGCACTGTAGAACCAGGAGCATGCTATATCCAGTTTCTTTCTAACCCTGTGGTCACATTTGGCACAGCAATTGCTGCATTCTATCTTCCAGTGGTCATAATGACAGTGCTATACATTCACATCTCCTTAGCTAGCCGTAGCCGTGTGTCAAAGCAGAAGCCAGAAgctaagaaagagaaaaaaggttTGAGGTCTGCTGGACTGCTGAGGAGGCACATACTAAGGCAGAACAACAATAATCAGACTCCTCCTAAGCCCAGCCATGATTCATGCAGCACAGCTGATACCATGAAAAATGGACAGCTTGATGAGACCATAGTCCCAATAAAAGCTGATGGCAACATGCAGCATGAGGAGAAGGAGAGCTCAAATGATTCCAGTACGGCTAGCATTGCACCCAAAGAATCCAAGGAAAGAGCCAATAATGCAAGTGCCTCCCAAAAAGGCTTGACATCTGGCTCTGCCCAGGTACCCAAACTTAACCCAGTCTCTAAATGGTCCAAGATCAAGATTGTCACCAAACAGACAGGAGATGAGTGCATTACTGCTATTGAAATAATTCCCCCAGAAAGTGGCACAGAGGGCCGCTCTATCCCAATCAACCGGCCCCGCACAGTGGTACGCAAGTTTGCCAGCATTGCCCGCAGCcaggtgaaaagaaaaagacaaatggCAGCACGTGAGAAGAAAGTGACAAAGACAATCTTTGCCATCCTTCTGGCCTTCATCATTACATGGACCCCATATAATGTTATGGTCCTTATCAGCACATTCTGTCAGTCCTGTGTGCCAGACACAGTCTGGGCCATTGGATACTGGCTTTGCTATGTGAACAGCACCATAAACCCTGCCTGCTATGCTTTGTGCAATGCTACCTTTAAAAAGACCTTCAAGAACCTCCTTATGTGCCAGTACAAAAATATTGGAACCAGGTGA